The following are from one region of the Gossypium hirsutum isolate 1008001.06 chromosome D03, Gossypium_hirsutum_v2.1, whole genome shotgun sequence genome:
- the LOC107950304 gene encoding uncharacterized protein, producing MKIKPLQLNYLTIKNFISIFTSSIAAQTIKRTSFPRLLSSVPMAEPELKLKPDSDSEPEPDSKSDSELELKPDSDSEPKPESEPKPEVDPPNNVRFDMNDGKRIFMCRRCRNHLATWENCSHYIGGGKQPGYLCYPVVNVKTDHVSSVWFLYKFPVVNVHCNGCDTHLGEKFFALSSPYFEQMHGSILLHPDRILLWDGTKEYHPPWEN from the exons atgaaaataaaacccTTGCAATTGAATTACCTCACAATCAAGAATTTTATATCCATTTTCACAAGTTCCATAGCAG CTCAAACAATCAAACGTACATCATTTCCACGACTTCTTTCTTCGGTTCCAATGGCAGAGCCGGAGCTGAAGCTGAAGCCGGACTCGGACTCGGAGCCGGAGCCGGACTCGAAGTCAGACTCAGAGTTGGAGCTGAAGCCGGACTCGGACTCGGAGCCGAAGCCGGAGTCGGAGCCGAAGCCGGAGGTGGATCCTCCAAACAACGTTAGATTTGACATGAATGATGGAAAGCGTATCTTCATGTGCCGTCGTTGCAGAAACCACCTTGCCACCTGGGAGAACTGCAGTCATTAT ATAGGTGGTGGGAAGCAGCCTGGATATCTTTGCTACCCCGT TGTCAATGTGAAGACCGATCATGTATCGTCTGTTTGGTTTCTTTATAAATTTCCGGTGGTGAATGTCCATTGCAATGGATGCGACACACACCTTGGAGAGAAATTT TTTGCACTTAGTAGCCCCTACTTTGAACAAATGCACGGAAGTATTTTGCTTCATCC GGACCGGATACTGCTTTGGGATGGAACAAAGGAGTATCATCCACCCTGGGAGAACTGA
- the LOC107950303 gene encoding chitinase 2, with amino-acid sequence MEFHRLLFTFFIFQALIISQISILCTANSKLFREYIGAEFKDVKFSDVPINPNVDFHFILSFAIDYDTSTSPSPTNGKFNVFWDSTNLSPSHVSSIKSKHPNVKVAISLGGYTVGSQFAYFKPSTVRSWVANAATSLTSIIKKYNLDGIDIDYEHFQADPQTFAESIGLLIKALKRNKVISFASIAPYADNEVQRQYLALWNKYGDIIDYVNFQFYAYDKGTTIPQFLSYFNNQSSNYNGGKVLVSFQSDVRRGLTPEDGFFDACNMLKSQQRLHGIFVWSADDSKADGFIYEKQSQEILD; translated from the coding sequence ATGGAATTTCACAGGCTTCTTTtcacttttttcatttttcaagctCTAATTATCTCCCAGATATCAATCCTATGTACCGCAAACTCAAAGCTTTTCAGGGAATACATAGGAGCTGAGTTCAAAGATGTGAAGTTTTCTGATGTCCCCATTAACccaaatgttgattttcatttcatTCTCTCCTTTGCCATAGACTATGACACCTCAACTTCTCCTTCACCCACCAATGGAAAATTCAATGTGTTCTGGGACTCCACCAATCTCAGCCCCTCCCATGTTTCTTCCATCAAGTCTAAGCATCCAAATGTTAAAGTTGCAATAAGCCTAGGAGGTTACACTGTGGGCAGTCAATTTGCTTACTTCAAGCCTTCCACAGTCAGATCCTGGGTCGCCAATGCTGCTACTTCACTTACAAGCATCATAAAGAAATACAATCTGGATGGAATCGATATTGACTACGAACACTTCCAAGCTGACCCTCAAACGTTTGCAGAGTCCATAGGGTTGCTCATAAAGGCCCTCAAGAGGAATAAGGTAATCTCCTTTGCTTCTATAGCTCCATATGCTGATAATGAAGTTCAGAGACAGTACTTGGCCTTGTGGAACAAATATGGGGACATCATTGATTATGTGAACTTCCAATTCTATGCATATGATAAAGGAACCACCATTCCACAGTTCTTAAGTTATTTCAACAACCAAAGCTCCAATTACAATGGTGGTAAGGTGTTGGTGAGCTTCCAAAGTGATGTGAGACGTGGGTTAACTCCAGAGGATGGGTTTTTTGATGCCTGCAATATGCTTAAGAGTCAGCAAAGGCTTCATGGTATCTTTGTATGGAGTGCAGATGACTCCAAAGCAGATGGTTTTATATATGAGAAGCAATCCCAGGAAATATTAGACTAA
- the LOC107949970 gene encoding chitinase 2, with protein sequence MEFYRILSATLLSLLFLTCNASNSKLFREYIGAESNSMKLSDVPINSKVEFHFILAFAIDYTDDNHPSPTNGKFNVFWETNHLGPGQIGSFKGSNSNVKIAVSLGGDSVGSGKAFFAPKSKTSWVQNGVSSLTYMINKYHIDGIDIDYEHFKASPEMFAECIGQLITILKKSGTISFASIAPYEEINSHYLALWRKYGHVIDYVNFQFYAYHKLSVSHFISNFKKQASNYEGGQLLASFESGGGGGLKPANGFFEACNELKDQGKLGGIFIWCAEESKNKGFQYEKKSQDLLAA encoded by the exons ATGGAGTTCTATAGGATCCTTTCAGCTACCTTGTTGTCTCTGCTGTTTCTTACATGCAATG CTTCTAATTCCAAGTTATTCCGGGAGTATATCGGTGCGGAATCCAACTCGATGAAGCTCTCCGACGTGCCTATAAACTCGAAAGTCGAATTTCACTTCATTCTGGCCTTTGCAATTGACTATACCGATGACAATCATCCATCACCTACAAATGGGAAGTTCAATGTATTTTGGGAAACCAACCACTTGGGTCCAGGCCAAATTGGCTCATTTAAAGGTAGCAACTCAAATGTGAAAATTGCTGTTAGCTTAGGGGGTGATAGTGTAGGTAGTGGCAAAGCCTTTTTTGCACCTAAATCAAAGACATCTTGGGTTCAAAATGGTGTTTCTTCACTTACTTATATGATCAATAAGTACCATATCGACGGCATCGATATCGACTACGAACACTTCAAGGCCAGCCCTGAAATGTTTGCAGAGTGTATTGGACAGCTTATAACAATCCTGAAAAAAAGTGGGACTATTTCATTTGCTTCAATTGCTCCCTATGAAGAGATTAATAGCCACTACCTAGCTTTGTGGAGGAAATATGGGCACGTGATTGACTATGTAAATTTCCAGTTTTATGCCTATCATAAGCTCAGTGTTTCCCATTTTATAAGTAACTTCAAAAAGCAAGCCTCTAATTATGAGGGAGGCCAATTGTTGGCCAGCTTTGAGAGCGGTGGCGGTGGCGGCCTAAAACCGGCTAATGGTTTTTTCGAAGCCTGTAATGAGTTGAAAGATCAAGGAAAGCTCGGTGGCATCTTTATATGGTGTGCTGAGGAATCGAAAAACAAGGGGTTTCAATATGAGAAGAAATCTCAAGATCTACTTGCTGCATGA